A stretch of Gadus macrocephalus chromosome 17, ASM3116895v1 DNA encodes these proteins:
- the sema4f gene encoding LOW QUALITY PROTEIN: semaphorin-4F (The sequence of the model RefSeq protein was modified relative to this genomic sequence to represent the inferred CDS: inserted 3 bases in 3 codons; deleted 4 bases in 3 codons) — MFDISRATGPEQGRIRTERSINWLNDPEFVSASFIQQDPTSEPAGDDDKLYFFFTEVAKEYEMYTKVKVPRVARVCKSDVGGMKTLQRRWTTXLKAQLVCEDRPSGQRYNVLTDVFTLRRDPSDPATTQFYGLFTSQWEREELAAVCVFSLSDINKVMDGPFKELKKTCENWINPEPVPRPRPGQCLNSALRAEGFESSLXLPDKVLTFTXDHPLMENSVTAAPLLLRRGVTYTKLAVTLADGGAGALLLLGTDRGELHRVAVVGQNTTLLQEVPLFPADQPINNIVLHQGQALVGTPQSLARVAAQGCGLHPSCEVCARARGLGCTWTPPATEGPTTGPVDQAPSRPGPGDMVEEALKKCNSREGRCTPAVRELRVSLGLHLLLPCVQVSPRPCTWTHPPPETTRQHHSHLEVTVSEESLGTYVCTCQEAGPDRGEPTSCRRAAYDLVVAGPFAGGAVATAGNRHLLAIYILCFCLGLAMGTFLLYFLSRRRPLGLRLAKRSLSSDKGRDLLGSSATPQSPGSASLLSDAFTPSEKRNGTAMTSLHSTQGNGGPHGNHSYSSNLISNSSNASSNPGNGHGEPVHSNYERNASIPPADRLDGRTGERGREGGEDVDEGLGEGLGDSMRGLEEEMAKFPLYKSPAPLARCEESSI; from the exons ATGTTTGACATCTCCCGGGCAACGGGACCCGAGCAGGGACGCATCCGCACGGAGCGATCCATTAACTGGCTGaacg ACCCAGAGTTTGTGAGCGCGTCCTTCATCCAGCAGGACCCCACCAGTGAGCCCGCT GGCGACGATGACAAGCTCTACTTCTTCTTCACCGAGGTGGCCAAGGAGTACGAGATGTACACCAAGGTCAAGGTGCCCCGCGTCGCCCGCGTCTGCAAG tcggACGTGGGGGGCATGAAGACCCTGCAGCGGCGCTGGACCA TCCTGAAGGCCCAGCTGGTGTGTGAGGACCGGCCCAGCGGTCAGCGCTACAACGTGCTCACCGACGTCTTCACGCTGCGA CGCGACCCCAGCGACCCCGCCACCACCCAGTTCTACGGCCTCTTCACCTCCCAGTG GGAGCGCGAGGAGCTGGCGGCCGTGTGCGTCTTCAGTCTGTCCGACATCAACAAAGTGATGGACGGCCCCttcaaggagctgaagaagaccTGCGAGAACTGGATCAATCCGGAACCCGTCCCCAGACCCCGGCCCGGACAG tgTCTGAACAGCGCCCTGCGGGCGGAGGGCTTCGAGTCGTCCC AGCTGCCCGACAAGGTGCTGACGTTCA CGGACCACCCGCTGATGGAGAACAGCGTGACGGCGGCCCCCCTGCTGCTGCGCCGCGGCGTCACCTACACCAAGCTGGCCGTCACGCTGGCCGACGGCGGCGCCGGCGCCCTGCTGCTCCTcggcacag ATCGGGGGGAGCTCCACCGGGTGGCGGTAGTGGGCCAGAACACCACCTTACTGCAGGAGGTCCCTCTGTTCCCCGCGGACCAGCCCATCAACAACATAGTGCTGCA CCAGGGCCAGGCCCTGGTGGGTACCCCCCAGTCCCTGGCGCGGGTCGCGGCCCAGGGCTGCGGGCTGCACCCCAGCTGTGAGGTGTGCGCGCGGGCACGGGGGCTGGGCTGCACCTGGACACCACCCGCCACGGAGGGCCCCACGACGGGACCTGTGGACCAGGCCCCGAgccg GCCCGGGCCAGGGGACATGGTGGAGGAAGCCCTGAAGAAGTGTAACAGCAGAGAGG gcCGGTGCACTCCGGCAGTGAGGGAGCTGCGCGTCTCCCTGGGCCTGCACCTCCTGCTGCCCTGCGTCCAGGTCTCCCCCAGGCCCTGCACCtggacccacccccccccagagaCA ACCCGGCAGCACCACTCCCACCTGGAGGTGACGGTCAGCGAGGAGAGCCTGGGCACCTACGTCTGCACCTGTCAG GAGGCGGGGCCAGATCGGGGAGAGCCCACTTCATGTCGCCGGGCGGCCTACGATCTGGTGGTGGCGGGGCCGTTCGCCGGGGGGGCGGTGGCCACGGCGGGAAACCGCCACCTGCTGGCCATCTACATCCTGTGCTTCTGCCTGGGCCTCGCCATGGGCACCTTCctgctctacttcctgagccGGCGCCGCCCGCTCGGCCTGCGCCTGGCCAAGCGCTCGCTGTCGTCCGACAAGGGGCGGGACCTGCTGGGCTCCTCGGCCACGCCCCAGTCCCCCGGCAGCGCCAGCCTGCTGTCGGACGCCTTCACGCCGTCGGAGAAACGCAACGGCACGGCCATGACGTCGCTGCACTCCACGCAGGGCAACGGCGGTCCCCACGGCAACCACAGCTACAGCAGCAACCTCatcagcaacagcagcaacgCCAGCAGTAACCCTGGCAACGGCCACGGGGAGCCCGTGCACTCCAACTACGAGCGCAACGCGAGCATACCGCCGGCCGACCggctggacggacggacgggggagagggggagggaggggggggaggatgtggacgaggggctgggggaggggcttggaGACTCCATGAgaggtctggaggaggagatggccaAGTTCCCGCTCTATAAGTCGCCGGCGCCACTGGCGAGGTGCGAGGAGAGTTCGATATGA